In the genome of Coturnix japonica isolate 7356 chromosome Z, Coturnix japonica 2.1, whole genome shotgun sequence, one region contains:
- the TRIM23 gene encoding E3 ubiquitin-protein ligase TRIM23 isoform X1 translates to MAALAVNKAAAAAGPDGGRGAGNSWGPTGAAVKVLECGVCEDVFSLQGDKVPRLLLCGHTVCHDCLTRLPLHGRAVRCPFDRQVTELGDSGVWGLKKNFALLELLERLQNGPPGQCGTAEEAIGLSGESIIRCDEDEAHVASVYCTVCATHLCADCSQLTHSTKTLAKHKRVPLADKPHEKTMCSQHQVHAIEFVCLEEDCQASPLMCCVCKEYGKHQGHKHSVLEPEANQIRASILDMAHCIRTFTEEISDYSRKLVGIVQHIEGGEQIVEDGVGMAHTEHVPGTAENARSCVRAYFSDLHETLCRQEEMALSVVDAHVREKLIWLRQQQEDMTILLSQVSTACLHCEKTLQQDDCRVVLAKQEITRLLETLQKQQQQFTELADHVQLDASIPVTFTKDNRVHIGPKMEIRVVTLGLDGAGKTTILFKLKQDEFMQPIPTIGFNVETVEYKNLKFTIWDVGGKHKLRPLWKHYYLNTQAVVFVVDSSHRDRVSEAHSELAKLLTEKELRDALLLIFANKQDVAGALSAEEITELLSLHKLCCGRNWYIQGCDARSGTGLFEGLDWLSRQLVAAGVLDVA, encoded by the exons GTTCTCGAGTGCGGAGTCTGTGAAGATGTGTTCTCTTTGCAAGGCGATAAGGTTCCTCGGCTGCTTCTGTGTGGCCATACTGTGTGCCATGACTGCCTGACCCGGCTTCCCCTTCACGGCAGGGCTGTCCGCTGTCCTTTTGATCGGCAAGTTACTGAATTGG GAGATTCTGGTGTCTGGGGACTGAAaaagaattttgctttgttgGAACTATTGGAACGGCTGCAGAATGGGCCTCCTGGACAGTGTGGGACAGCAGAAGAAGCCATTGGTCTATCTGGAGAG aGTATCATTCGCTGTGATGAAGATGAAGCCCATGTTGCATCTGTTTATTGCACTGTTTGTGCCACTCACCTGTGTGCAGACTGTTCTCAGCTTACTCATTCTACAAAGACACTAGCGAAACACAAACGTGTACCTCTTGCTGATAAACCTCATGAGAAGACCATGTGCTCCCAACACCAAGTGCATGCTattgagtttgtttgtttagaagaGGATTGTCAAGCCAGTCCTCTCATGTGTTGTGTCTGCAAAGAGTATGGGAAGCATCAAGGTCATAAG CATTCTGTCTTGGAACCAGAAGCAAACCAGATTCGTGCATCCATTTTAGACATGGCCCACTGTATAAGAACTTTCACAGAAGAAATCTCAGATTATTCCAGAAAATTAGTTGGAATAGTTCAGCATATAGAAGGAGGAGAGCAAATTGTTGAAGATGGAGTTGGAATGGCCCACACAGAACAT GTACCTGGGACTGCAGAGAATGCTCGCTCATGTGTCCGAGCCTATTTTTCGGATCTTCATGAAACCCTCTGTCGACAGGAGGAAATGGCTCTTAGTGTTGTTGATGCTCATGTGAGAGAGAAATTGATTTGGCTTAGACAGCAACAAGAAGACATGACTATCCTATTGTCACAGGTTTCAACAGCTTGCCTTCATTGTGAAAAGACTTTACAACAG GATGACTGCAGAGTAGTGTTGGCCAAGCAGGAAATTACAAGACTGCTAGAGACattacagaagcagcagcaacaattTACAGAACTTGCTGACCATGTGCAGCTGGATGCTAGCATACCTGTCACTTTTACAAAG GACAACAGGGTACATATTGGACCAAAAATGGAAATTCGAGTTGTGACTCTAGGATTAGATGGAGCTGGCAAAACAACTATTTTGTTTAAGTTAAAGCAAGATGAATTCATGCAGCCAATTCCAACAATAG gtTTTAATGTTGAAACAGTAGAATACAAGAATCTGAAGTTTACTATTTGGGACGTTGGAGGAAAACACAAGTTGAGGCCCTTGTGGAAGCATTATTACCTCAATACCCAAG cAGTGGTGTTTGTTGTTGATAGTAGTCACAGAGACAGAGTCAGTGAAGCACACAGTGAACTTGCAAAGTTATTAACAGAGAAGGAGTTGCGGGATGCCTTGCTCTTGATCTTTGCTAATAAACAG GACGTAGCAGGTGCACTTTCAGCGGAAGAAATTACAGAACTGTTGAGTCTCCACAAACTCTGCTGTGGCCGTAACTGGTATATCCAGGGCTGTGATGCTCGAAGTGGTACAGGACTTTTTGAAGGACTAGACTGGCTGTCAAGGCAGTTAGTGGCTGCTGGTGTCCTGGATGTGGCTTAA
- the TRIM23 gene encoding E3 ubiquitin-protein ligase TRIM23 isoform X2: protein MAALAVNKAAAAAGPDGGRGAGNSWGPTGAAVKVLECGVCEDVFSLQGDKVPRLLLCGHTVCHDCLTRLPLHGRAVRCPFDRQVTELGDSGVWGLKKNFALLELLERLQNGPPGQCGTAEEAIGLSGESIIRCDEDEAHVASVYCTVCATHLCADCSQLTHSTKTLAKHKRVPLADKPHEKTMCSQHQVHAIEFVCLEEDCQASPLMCCVCKEYGKHQGHKHSVLEPEANQIRASILDMAHCIRTFTEEISDYSRKLVGIVQHIEGGEQIVEDGVGMAHTEHVPGTAENARSCVRAYFSDLHETLCRQEEMALSVVDAHVREKLIWLRQQQEDMTILLSQVSTACLHCEKTLQQDDCRVVLAKQEITRLLETLQKQQQQFTELADHVQLDASIPVTFTKDNRVHIGPKMEIRVVTLGLDGAGKTTILFKLKQDEFMQPIPTIGFNVETVEYKNLKFTIWDVGGKHKLRPLWKHYYLNTQVVFVVDSSHRDRVSEAHSELAKLLTEKELRDALLLIFANKQDVAGALSAEEITELLSLHKLCCGRNWYIQGCDARSGTGLFEGLDWLSRQLVAAGVLDVA, encoded by the exons GTTCTCGAGTGCGGAGTCTGTGAAGATGTGTTCTCTTTGCAAGGCGATAAGGTTCCTCGGCTGCTTCTGTGTGGCCATACTGTGTGCCATGACTGCCTGACCCGGCTTCCCCTTCACGGCAGGGCTGTCCGCTGTCCTTTTGATCGGCAAGTTACTGAATTGG GAGATTCTGGTGTCTGGGGACTGAAaaagaattttgctttgttgGAACTATTGGAACGGCTGCAGAATGGGCCTCCTGGACAGTGTGGGACAGCAGAAGAAGCCATTGGTCTATCTGGAGAG aGTATCATTCGCTGTGATGAAGATGAAGCCCATGTTGCATCTGTTTATTGCACTGTTTGTGCCACTCACCTGTGTGCAGACTGTTCTCAGCTTACTCATTCTACAAAGACACTAGCGAAACACAAACGTGTACCTCTTGCTGATAAACCTCATGAGAAGACCATGTGCTCCCAACACCAAGTGCATGCTattgagtttgtttgtttagaagaGGATTGTCAAGCCAGTCCTCTCATGTGTTGTGTCTGCAAAGAGTATGGGAAGCATCAAGGTCATAAG CATTCTGTCTTGGAACCAGAAGCAAACCAGATTCGTGCATCCATTTTAGACATGGCCCACTGTATAAGAACTTTCACAGAAGAAATCTCAGATTATTCCAGAAAATTAGTTGGAATAGTTCAGCATATAGAAGGAGGAGAGCAAATTGTTGAAGATGGAGTTGGAATGGCCCACACAGAACAT GTACCTGGGACTGCAGAGAATGCTCGCTCATGTGTCCGAGCCTATTTTTCGGATCTTCATGAAACCCTCTGTCGACAGGAGGAAATGGCTCTTAGTGTTGTTGATGCTCATGTGAGAGAGAAATTGATTTGGCTTAGACAGCAACAAGAAGACATGACTATCCTATTGTCACAGGTTTCAACAGCTTGCCTTCATTGTGAAAAGACTTTACAACAG GATGACTGCAGAGTAGTGTTGGCCAAGCAGGAAATTACAAGACTGCTAGAGACattacagaagcagcagcaacaattTACAGAACTTGCTGACCATGTGCAGCTGGATGCTAGCATACCTGTCACTTTTACAAAG GACAACAGGGTACATATTGGACCAAAAATGGAAATTCGAGTTGTGACTCTAGGATTAGATGGAGCTGGCAAAACAACTATTTTGTTTAAGTTAAAGCAAGATGAATTCATGCAGCCAATTCCAACAATAG gtTTTAATGTTGAAACAGTAGAATACAAGAATCTGAAGTTTACTATTTGGGACGTTGGAGGAAAACACAAGTTGAGGCCCTTGTGGAAGCATTATTACCTCAATACCCAAG TGGTGTTTGTTGTTGATAGTAGTCACAGAGACAGAGTCAGTGAAGCACACAGTGAACTTGCAAAGTTATTAACAGAGAAGGAGTTGCGGGATGCCTTGCTCTTGATCTTTGCTAATAAACAG GACGTAGCAGGTGCACTTTCAGCGGAAGAAATTACAGAACTGTTGAGTCTCCACAAACTCTGCTGTGGCCGTAACTGGTATATCCAGGGCTGTGATGCTCGAAGTGGTACAGGACTTTTTGAAGGACTAGACTGGCTGTCAAGGCAGTTAGTGGCTGCTGGTGTCCTGGATGTGGCTTAA
- the PPWD1 gene encoding peptidylprolyl isomerase domain and WD repeat-containing protein 1 isoform X1, with protein MASSEPERKRKVSGAAGNEEDDEEEDGERWVGPLPGEAAQTKKRRVLEFEHVYLENLPCASMYERSYMHRDVITHVACTKTDFIITASHDGHVKFWKKIEEGIEFVKHFRSHLGVIESIAVSSEGALFCSVGDDKAMKVFDVVNFDMINMLKLGYTPGQCEWVYCPGDAISSVATSEKTTGKIFIYDGRGNNQPLHVFDKLHTSSLTQIRLNPVYKVVVSSDKSGMIEYWTGTPHEYKFPKNVNWEYKTDTDLYEFAKCKAYPSSISFSPDGKKMATLGSDRKVRIFRFLTGKLMRVFDESLSMFTELQQMRQQLPDMEFGRRMAVERELEKVDAVRLINIIFDETGHFVLYGTMLGIKVINVETNRCIRILGKQENIRVMQLALFQGVAKKHRAAITIEMKASENPVLQNVQADPTVICTAFKKNRFYMFTKREPEDTKSADSDRDVFNEKPSKEEVMAATQAEGPKRVSDSAIIHTSMGDIHIKLFPVECPKTVENFCVHSRNGYYNGHIFHRIIKGFMIQTGDPTGTGMGGESIWGGEFEDEFHSTLRHDRPYTLSMANAGPNTNGSQFFITVVPTPWLDNKHSVFGRVTKGMEVVQRISNVKVNPKTDKPYEDISIINITVK; from the exons ATGGCGTCCTCAGAGCCCGAGCGCAAGAGGAAGGTGAGCGGAGCGGCGGGGAACGAGGAAGACGAcgaggaggaggatggggagcGCTGGGTCGGGCCGCTGCCGGGGGAGGCGGCACAGACGAAGAAGCGGAGAG tccTTGAATTTGAACATGTCTATCTTGAAAATCTACCATGTGCTTCAATGTATGAACGCAGTTACATGCACAGAGATGTCATTACACATGTGGCATGCACTAA GACAGATTTTATCATCACAGCAAGTCATGATGGGCATGtaaaattctggaaaaaaatagaagaagggATTGAGTTTGTTAAACATTTCCGTAGCCACTTAG GTGTTATTGAGAGTATTGCTGTTAGTTCAGAAGGGGCATTATTCTGCTCAGTTGGAGATGACAAAGCAATGAAGGTGTTTGATGTAGTCAACTTTGATATGATCAACATGCTGAAACTTGG CTACACCCCTGGCCAGTGTGAATGGGTATATTGCCCAGGAGATGCCATATCTTCTGTTGCAACATCTGAGAAGACCacaggaaaaatattcatttatgaTGGACGAGGAAATAACCAGCCCCTCCATGTGTTTGATAAACTCCATACATCTTCTCTTACTCAGATACGGCTGAATCCTGTCTACAAAGTAGTTGTGTCCTCTGACAAATCTGGAATGATCGAGTATTGGACTGGTACTCCTCACGAATATAAATTTCCCAAGAATGTGAACTGGGAATATAAAACAGATACTGATCTGTATGAATTTGCTAAATGCAAAGCTTACCCATCCAGTATAAGTTTTTCACCTGATGGCAAGAAAATGGCCACTCTTGGGTCTGACAGAAAAGTCAGGATTTTCCGATTTTTGACAGGAAAGCTCATGAGAGTCTTTGATGAATCTCTGAGT atGTTTACTGAGCTTCAGCAGATGAGACAGCAACTACCAGACATGGAGTTTGGCCGGCGCATGGCAGTTGAGCGTGAGCTGGAGAAGGTGGATGCAGTAAGATTAATTAATATAATCTTTGATGAAACAGGACACTTCGTTCTCTATGGAACAATGTTGGGCATTAAAGTCATAAATGTAGAGACTAACAG GTGCATTCGTATCTTGGGAAAACAAGAGAACATCAGGGTGATGCAGCTGGCTTTATTCCAAGGAGTTGCAAAGAAGCATCGTGCTGCAATCACCATAGAAATGAAGGCATCTGAAAACCCTGTTCTCCAAAATGTCCAGGCAGATCCAACAGTAATCTGCACAGCTTTCAAAAAGAACAGGTTTTACATG tttacTAAACGTGAACCAGAAGATACAAAGAGTGCAGACTCAGACAGAGATGTCTTCAATGAGAAACCTTCTAAAGAAGAGGTCATGGCAGCCACCCAGGCAGAAGGTCCCAAGAGAGTTTCAGACAGCGCCATTATCCACACAAGCATGGGAGATATACATATTAAGCTTTTTCCCGTTGA GTGTCCCAAAACTGTGGAAAACTTCTGTGTACACAGCAGAAATGGCTACTACAATGGACACATATTTCACCGTATTATCAAG GGTTTCATGATTCAGACTGGTGACCCCACAGGCACAGGAATGGGAGGTGAAAGTATCTGGGGAGGAGAATTTGAAGATGAATTTCATTCAACTTTACGACATGACAGACCGTACACACTCAGCATGGCTAATGCAGGACCAAATACTAACGGATCCCAGTTTTTTATAACAGTAGTGCCAACC CCTTGGCTAGACAACAAACACAGCGTGTTTGGACGGGTGACTAAAGGAATGGAAGTTGTTCAGAGAATCTCTAATGTTAAAGTCAACCCCAAAACTGATAAACCCTATGAGGATATCAGCATCATTAACATCACAGTGAAGTAA
- the PPWD1 gene encoding peptidylprolyl isomerase domain and WD repeat-containing protein 1 isoform X2, translated as MSCGGREASRDSDVAQHGVLRARAQEEVLEFEHVYLENLPCASMYERSYMHRDVITHVACTKTDFIITASHDGHVKFWKKIEEGIEFVKHFRSHLGVIESIAVSSEGALFCSVGDDKAMKVFDVVNFDMINMLKLGYTPGQCEWVYCPGDAISSVATSEKTTGKIFIYDGRGNNQPLHVFDKLHTSSLTQIRLNPVYKVVVSSDKSGMIEYWTGTPHEYKFPKNVNWEYKTDTDLYEFAKCKAYPSSISFSPDGKKMATLGSDRKVRIFRFLTGKLMRVFDESLSMFTELQQMRQQLPDMEFGRRMAVERELEKVDAVRLINIIFDETGHFVLYGTMLGIKVINVETNRCIRILGKQENIRVMQLALFQGVAKKHRAAITIEMKASENPVLQNVQADPTVICTAFKKNRFYMFTKREPEDTKSADSDRDVFNEKPSKEEVMAATQAEGPKRVSDSAIIHTSMGDIHIKLFPVECPKTVENFCVHSRNGYYNGHIFHRIIKGFMIQTGDPTGTGMGGESIWGGEFEDEFHSTLRHDRPYTLSMANAGPNTNGSQFFITVVPTPWLDNKHSVFGRVTKGMEVVQRISNVKVNPKTDKPYEDISIINITVK; from the exons ATGAGCTGCGGCGGCAGGGAGGCGTCGCGGGATAGTGACGTAGCGCAGCATGGCGTCCTCAGAGCCCGAGCGCAAGAGGAAG tccTTGAATTTGAACATGTCTATCTTGAAAATCTACCATGTGCTTCAATGTATGAACGCAGTTACATGCACAGAGATGTCATTACACATGTGGCATGCACTAA GACAGATTTTATCATCACAGCAAGTCATGATGGGCATGtaaaattctggaaaaaaatagaagaagggATTGAGTTTGTTAAACATTTCCGTAGCCACTTAG GTGTTATTGAGAGTATTGCTGTTAGTTCAGAAGGGGCATTATTCTGCTCAGTTGGAGATGACAAAGCAATGAAGGTGTTTGATGTAGTCAACTTTGATATGATCAACATGCTGAAACTTGG CTACACCCCTGGCCAGTGTGAATGGGTATATTGCCCAGGAGATGCCATATCTTCTGTTGCAACATCTGAGAAGACCacaggaaaaatattcatttatgaTGGACGAGGAAATAACCAGCCCCTCCATGTGTTTGATAAACTCCATACATCTTCTCTTACTCAGATACGGCTGAATCCTGTCTACAAAGTAGTTGTGTCCTCTGACAAATCTGGAATGATCGAGTATTGGACTGGTACTCCTCACGAATATAAATTTCCCAAGAATGTGAACTGGGAATATAAAACAGATACTGATCTGTATGAATTTGCTAAATGCAAAGCTTACCCATCCAGTATAAGTTTTTCACCTGATGGCAAGAAAATGGCCACTCTTGGGTCTGACAGAAAAGTCAGGATTTTCCGATTTTTGACAGGAAAGCTCATGAGAGTCTTTGATGAATCTCTGAGT atGTTTACTGAGCTTCAGCAGATGAGACAGCAACTACCAGACATGGAGTTTGGCCGGCGCATGGCAGTTGAGCGTGAGCTGGAGAAGGTGGATGCAGTAAGATTAATTAATATAATCTTTGATGAAACAGGACACTTCGTTCTCTATGGAACAATGTTGGGCATTAAAGTCATAAATGTAGAGACTAACAG GTGCATTCGTATCTTGGGAAAACAAGAGAACATCAGGGTGATGCAGCTGGCTTTATTCCAAGGAGTTGCAAAGAAGCATCGTGCTGCAATCACCATAGAAATGAAGGCATCTGAAAACCCTGTTCTCCAAAATGTCCAGGCAGATCCAACAGTAATCTGCACAGCTTTCAAAAAGAACAGGTTTTACATG tttacTAAACGTGAACCAGAAGATACAAAGAGTGCAGACTCAGACAGAGATGTCTTCAATGAGAAACCTTCTAAAGAAGAGGTCATGGCAGCCACCCAGGCAGAAGGTCCCAAGAGAGTTTCAGACAGCGCCATTATCCACACAAGCATGGGAGATATACATATTAAGCTTTTTCCCGTTGA GTGTCCCAAAACTGTGGAAAACTTCTGTGTACACAGCAGAAATGGCTACTACAATGGACACATATTTCACCGTATTATCAAG GGTTTCATGATTCAGACTGGTGACCCCACAGGCACAGGAATGGGAGGTGAAAGTATCTGGGGAGGAGAATTTGAAGATGAATTTCATTCAACTTTACGACATGACAGACCGTACACACTCAGCATGGCTAATGCAGGACCAAATACTAACGGATCCCAGTTTTTTATAACAGTAGTGCCAACC CCTTGGCTAGACAACAAACACAGCGTGTTTGGACGGGTGACTAAAGGAATGGAAGTTGTTCAGAGAATCTCTAATGTTAAAGTCAACCCCAAAACTGATAAACCCTATGAGGATATCAGCATCATTAACATCACAGTGAAGTAA